The genomic window agaaattaaaactaagcAATTCTGACATATCACCTCACACACATCAGATtgactagtaaatatctgagatagatttggactcaggtttcCCTGACTCCCAAAGGcagtgttctatcccctgtgccacatatgatcataattatttttttttctatagaataataatgtttggactttgaaaattttatagagtttctatttcttaatcttcATAGCATAGAATGAGAGGTggtgagatttttttaatatgtccAACCAtagtatataaaattttttatgtaGCAAAGTGTGTAATATTTCATTGATTTGTTTTAGGGAAGGTGTTACATTTTCCCAGTCTCATCATCATCTATCTACTAGACAGCGATGTTCCCAGCCACCATCTGATTCaggtaaataaaaatgaaagattaaaaggaaatgaattttagttatattttatttgtttattttgtttgttttagcttTGAAATAATCAccaagaataagcatttataaataaataggaGTGGTCATTTTTTATCCTGAAATAGTGGCTAATCTAGAGCTGGATTAAATACCTCatgtttcattgatttttttttcagttaattagaAAATCTGTAATTCTCCAAATTGTTACTTTGCTTTTTTGTAATGCTAATACTTGTTTATAAAAGTTCctattttcttaaagaaagaaatattgttttcctgtgataaaatgtttctgttttgcatttgaaggaggaATTAGAAGGTCTACATCTATGTCTTATGTTGATGGCTTCATAGGGACATGGCCTAAAGAGAAAAGGTAAATAatagaagttatttttaaatatagctaCCAAGTAAATCTGTTAACCAGATTACTTAATCCAAGTTTGTATTTAGTCCCTAAAGTAAGGGAAGCATTAGAACAGGCATGTAGGGATTAAATATAGTTAAATTTAGAAACTTGGTGGGTAGGTTGTATCTCCTGGCATATTCAATGAGATTGCCATAATTATAAGCAGGCAGAAAGAAGAATATGTTTCGTCCCTAAAGGGTTCAtcccaaattattttattatatttgaagcTGTTCTTTTCTCGAATTATCTaagattttatctcattttttttccttcttaaagatCATCAGTGCATGGAGtttcatttgatatttctttcGATAAAGAAAATAGTGTACGGCGAAATACTCCAACCAAAGGAATCACTCGATCTCTTAGTAATGAAGGTCTTACACTAAACAACAATCGTATGCCTAAACACATTAGGAAAAATTTGTCCTTCAAGCCAGTGAATGGAGAAGAGGAGACAGAAAgcattgaagaagaaaattatacagaTTCCCAAAATGACCTCAAATCTTGTGTACCACATAGAACAATTGAACTAAATTCTAATGAAAATATTCACTATAAGTTTCCAAATGGAGCTTTGCAAAATAGGGTACGTCTAGATGAGTTTGGCAATCAGATTGAAACACCAAGCATTGAACAAGCCTTACAAATAATTCATGATGCAGACAGATCTCCCTGTACCCCTCAGTCAGATCAAGTCACAAATGGATTCTTTCTTCATAGCCCAGAAATAAGCCTCCTTAATACTGATTTCAAACTGAATTCATCTAGTCCTGACATCATAACTGACACAAAAGGAGCCCTGAGTCCTATGACTGATAATACAGAGGTAGATACAGGGATTCATGTTCCTTCAGAAGATATTCCAGAAACGATGGATGAAGATTCTTCGTTGAAAGACTACACCGTTAGTATGGATTCAGACATGGAAGAACCCTCCAAATTTGTTCAGGATTATGATATGCGAGTTGGAAACCACAGAGAAGCTTTGAGTCCTTGTCCAAGCACTATGAGTACCAGGTCTCAGCCAGGCAGCAGCGCTTCTTCCAGCTCCGGAGTTAAAATGACAAGCTTTGCTGAGCAAAaattcagaaaactgaatcacacAGACAGTAGAAGTAGTGGTAGCAGTTCTCAGAAAACAACACCAGAAGGCTCTGAACTCAATATTCCCCATGTTGTTTCTTGGGCTCAAATCCCTGAAGAAGCATCTCTTCCTCAAGGAAGAGATACTACACAGCTACTGGCTTCTGAAATGGTGCATCTTAGGATGAAACTAGAGGAAAAACGGAGAGCTATAGAagctcagaagaagaaaatggaagcagcTTTCACAAAGCAGAGACAGAAAATGGGTAGAACTGCTTTCCTCACTGTagtgaaaaagaaaggagatggaatATCCCCTCTTAGAGAAGAAGCAGCTGGTGCTGAGGATGAAAAAGTCTATACTGATCGAACAAAGGAAAGAGAATCACAGAAAGCAGATGTACGAATCAATACATCTGCAACAGAAGTGATAAAAGATAATGTTGAGAACCCCCAAGGCAAATGGTTGAAGTCTCCAACCACACCTGTAGATCCTGAAAAGCAATGGAACTTGGCTAGTCCCTCTGAAGAGACtttaaatgaaggagaaattttAGAATATACAAAATCCATTGAAAAGCTAaattcatctcttcattttctacaACAAGAAATGCAACGTTTGTCATTACAACAAGAGATGTTAATGCAGATGAGGGAGCAGCAGTCTTGGGTGATTTCACCTCCACAACCTTCTCCACAAAAACAGATTAGAGAATTTAAATCTTCTAGGCAAACAGGAATGTCATCTCCAATTGTGCCATTCTCTTCAGACTCCCCTCGTCCAACTCATCCATCTCCACAGCCTTCTAACAGAAAGACCTCTTCTTTCCCTGTAAAAATTCAAAGGACTCCTAGACCAAATGAACTCAAAATAACACCTTTAAATCGCACCTTAACGCCACCTAGGTCTGTAGATAGCCTTCCTCGTTTGAGGAGGTTCTCACCAAGTCAAGTTCCCATTCAGACTAGATCTTTTGTATGTTTTGGAGATGATGGAGAGCATGTATGTGAACCTCAGTTAAAGGAAGCTAAATCTACAGAAGAAGTAAAGGAGGAAACAGAATCCAGAGGGACTTTGGAACAGCATGTTCACAAACTGGAGGAAAAGGAGATCAAACCTGTGGAATCATCAGTTTCTGAAGTATTGTCACAGCCCATTACAGAGACTGTATGTCTTACACCAAATGACGATCAGATAAATCAAACCACCATACCCCCTGAGACTTCTACTTTGCCAGCTCCAGCTCCTAAAAATGCTAATTTAATTGAAGTTTCCCTCTCAGATTTGAAACCTCCTGATAAGGCTGATGTATCAGTGGAAAAAGATGAAGGAGAAAGTGACAAAGAACAATTTGATGATGATCAGAAAGTATGCTGTGGATTCTTTTTCAAGGTATTCAATTTAAATTGTGTTGACATCTACCAGATaatgtatgtttgtttttttattccagATTGACTTTTTAATCAGTCTATCACTATGCATTTATTGATGTTTGATACTGTGATTCCTGGTTGACCAGTGGGAATTATAATATTCAAGCATACAGTAATCTCCATGAAATAGTGAAGGATGATATAGTTAAGATTTGATGTCAAAATGTCTTCTTTGATGATAGGCATTAGTttccatatttacaaaaatgtccCCTGATTGCCGTTCCCCCCATAATTATTCTGCAGAAAGCCATtttagaatttcaatttttttcatatctgtCAAAGAATTGCCAATTTAGAAAAGGGACTGGAAAATATGTGAGACTTGTATTTTGAATTTAGTTTACAGCTGTCTTTTTTAGCAAAATATCTtcttttatagtttctttttttaatttttattgaaatcatttgttttatttttcactttaatttccaaatataccCTTCTGTCTCTTCTACTCAGGGAGCCATCCCTtgttaaagagaattttttttaaaaaaatgaaaaagaatcagTTTGGGCAAAACACATTAACTTAGATTGACACTTTATacaattacatatttttaaaaaagaattctaagaTAAATTAATAGTACTACATCAAGTACACCCATTTTCATAATGTGGAAAATTATCATTTATAACTGGAGTGAGGAAGGGAATACTTTGTAAATCAAGGTTTCTCTTGCAAATCTAAAATAGGTATCTTTTTCAGACCTATGTTGTAGAACATATTCCCAAACTGACCAGCAGAGGGCAGCCCTGCGTTGGTCATCTAGGTGAAGGAGCAGTAAGCACTAGGAGTATAGAAGAAAGCATTAATACCTGGGAGTAGAGAAGAGAACATCCAATGGACCCTTAGAGGAAACTTGTGGAATGGGCACAAACCATCCTGCTTTTATAGAAATTTAAACTCTTATCTTGCATCACCTTATACTGCCTAAATGTGCCTAGTAGATTTGCATAAATTTTCCATATCCATCCATTGTACAAATGGTTCATATTACCAGCTAGAGGTATAGCCACATCCAAATATGAATTATTTgactattaaattttattaaatttgaatattaaatatttaaataaattaaattcccCTATTATTAGGATGATCAAAAAGCAGAAAATGATATGGCAATGAAACGGGCAGCTCTGTTAGAAAAACGattgaggagagaaagagaaactttACTTCGAAAACAGCAGCTAGAAGCAGAATTAGAAcataagaaggaagaaacaaggtaattaattttttatatattaaaaatagtatatcttatgcatttatattcattaatAGGTTTTAAGTATAATGGGATTAATGGTTCtgctataaatatagataaatttattaatttctaagtgttttatagttttcaGATTATCTTCTTTTGATAACTAATAGTTACTTTTGGCCTGTTTCACATAAACTCACTCTTTGCTTTAAGCCATGATCTATAATATTAGGAATTTTAACTGTATTTGATTTCTTAGGCGTAAAACTGAGGAAGAACGccagaagaaagaagatgaaagagcACGTAGAGAATTTATTAGGCAAGAATATATGAGAAGAAAACAACTGAAACTCATGGAAGATATGGATACAGTCATTAAGCCCCGCCCTCAtgtagcaaaacaaaaaaagcagcgTCCAAAATCTATTCACAGGGATCACATTGAATCACCTAAGACACCAATCAAAGGTCCACCAGGTAACATCTTGCTAGAAAGAGTCTGTTCATATAAAAACACCAGCTTGGTTTGAAATACTAACTTGACTTTGCATTGATTAGCTTCTGCTAAATTGATCAATCTAATTTAGAAATCTGCATGCATTGTAATTGGAAAGTCAAAAGTAGCAGATGAAAGTTGCATTAATAGTAATATGTTATGtctgcatgcatatatatatatatatgtatatataaaatagcaACACAAATGTGAATGTTAAacatacccccctccccccaatataAAACTAATGTTTTGGGGTGCTTTTGCCACTTCATATTCTTTTCAATTTACTAACCCATTCTTGCACTTGTAAACTTAGGAATATATAATAATTTGAGAAAGATGAAATGGACAAGAAGGATTTCACCATAATAAGAAATGTAAGGTAAAAAGTCCTTAAACAAactcctttaatgtagaaacaaattaaagatcttcatttcttatatcttgaattaatatcttttctctttcatttttgcaTGGTTAATTTCTTATTCcccaaaatctttattttcttatgatttaatattttagaaagttTGACAATATTCTCctagtctttttaaaaacttaagaaaattcTCAATATAATTGTTACatgtgggggcaactaggtggcacagtagatagagcaccagccctagagtcaggaggacttgagtttaaatttggcctcaaacactgaatagttacccagctgtgtggccttgggcaagccacttaaccccattgccttgccaaaaaaaaaccccttaaaaatataattattacatGCAACAAAATATTGTTGCTCATGTGTAAAAGAATTGTGTAACGGTTACATTAGATCCACTACTCAGTAGATATCTCTTTGGAAATACATTTCACATAAATAATCACTATTTCATAGGATTTTAggttagaactgaaaggaagttTGAGATCGTTTAGTCCAACCCCTTTACTTTGAGTTTCAGAAACTCCGAGgtgatgtgacttgtccaaagtcataaaaTTTActaaagtgtctgaagttaggtttgaactcaggtcttgctgactccaactTCCATACTTTGTTACACCAGGCTGCCTTTATTTCACTGATGTTGATACTCCCTATACTCCCTCCTAACACAAATCACAGcccttctcctcttttttttttaaatttaaggcaatgaacttaagtgacttgtccaaggtcatctaggcaattattaagtgtttgagatcggctttgaactcaggtcttcctgattctagggtcgctgctctagccactgtgccaccttgttgcCCTATCCTTCTTTCTTAAGTGGTGTGCCTGGGTCTTTGCAGCCCAAATCAAGGGACTTCATTGCCTAGAAACTAACCTAGTGTGACGAGAATTTTAAGGTTAGTTGGACTGATCTTCATACAATCAGAGTCCATCAGCACACTCCTTCtcaaatgctttttcttcttGTCAGAACTTGCCCAAGCTCAAGTACAGTTGGCCTAGTCTTTGTAAGTACATGGTCCTTTTCATGTCATGAGGAAGCATCAAACTGAAACATTAGTGGATAAAATATTAGTATTGCCTAAAAATGTTTTGGTAATTTTAAAAGCTGGATTTTTTCCCACCTACCAATGAAGGATTTCTGAAAAAGTCTTATGCTTTTTGCAGAGTtgaatttttttggttatttttgttaaaaaaaaatttcttatgggATTATTATTTCATACATCAAATTTAAAGCTTACCTTttggaaataataaattttagcCACAAATTAAAATTGCTTACAAGTATATGCCTAGTATGTCATGTTCATATTTACATGTTACAAAAATTCACAAGACTCATCATATATGCATGCAGCATATTACATGTTAATATGAattctaagtttaaaaaaaattatagaagctCAGACTCCATATGCTGGTGTTATCTAATGAACAGACTCTTTGCTATTTGCCTGTTTAAAAATTCTAACTTTGTTTTTATCCAGGGTCACGAATTTATCGTGTTTTTTCAGTCTCTAGCCTTTCTTTGGCATCATTGAACACAGGAGACAATGAGAGCATGCATTCAGGCAAGAGAACACCAAGGTAATTCAGTAATCATTAACATTTTTTGGAAAATAAGTCTTTCTAATTATCCCTAAATATTAAATggaaacttttcaattttctcaGTTTCACTCTTATAATGCCTTatgtttattgaaataatattcatAGTTTTCCTTTAGAAGACTTTTCTTCCTGGTCATAGGTTTTCCACACTTTGTGCTACTCATGAAAACACTTATGTATATGAATTGTCACTAAAATTGTGCTAAATAAAAATTCTGCTGTGggggaagataaaggaaaagtGAAATTACTTAGGTTTAGTGCCAGTTATCTTCTGGGTTTATTGTTTCTTTAGAGTAATGATTTTTTTGCTATTGACCTGAATTGTTTTTGTACCattgatcctcataaaaatcaCCCCCCCCTACACACAAATGAAGTAATTGGAGGTGGAAGGGCtggcaaaaaaaagcaaagaataaattaaaaagcagaatttttaaaattggggGATTCTGAGTAtcaaagaaagatagaaataaaacttAAAGTAAACAGCAAATGTTATAGTAATAACTCAGGACCAAGAACAAGACTTGCTGCTCAacccttccattttcctttccaatgagaaagaattttggactgGAAAGAacctataaaaatagaaatggaggagTTGACTCACAAGGAGGAATATTGGAATAAGTTGCCTTTGAATTCAAGTAACCAGACCTAGATGAACTATATTTGCAGATACTGAAGCAATTGGCAGATGTGATTGCTGAGTCCCTGTCAATGCATGGCTGTCATAGTGGAAATACTCAGATACACCACAGGTCATACATGACTTTACATGTtttaatagatttcatttttcttactttgtAATTAGTGGGAgagtaagggagggagagaacttTAGAATGGAAAatcaaattgaataaaaatgttattttgattaCCTAcagtctttaaaaaatagaaattatactaTTTCACGGTATCATGCTCTTTAATTTATTTCCTGTTCATTTCTCTTAAGAATTTGAGGTGGACAaactattttgtttctttaggtCAGAGTCTGTAGAGGGCTTCTTATCTCCAAGTCGCTGTGGCAGCCGAAATGGTGAAAAAGACTGGGAAAATGCATCTACAACCTCTTCAGTAGCATCTGGAACAGAGTATACAGGTAAGTTGGTGTggtgtttttaaagaaataattgaatttgaaatatttattagaatAACTATGAGtttttagggggcggctaggtggcatagtggataatgcaccagccctggagtcaggagtacctgggttcaaatccggtctcagacacttaataattacctatctgtgtggccttgggcaagccacttaaccccatttgccttaccaaaaaaaaacaaaaacaaaaaccaaaaaaaaagaatatgagttTTTCTatctattcaatttttttgttgtaTAAGCTAACTTAGAATATGACTTCTAAGAAATTGAACTAGAATATTAAACTACTGGCATTTTGATAAGAGGCTCAAATACAAGGTATATTAGGGAGTCAGTGTAGCTGTCTCTTGAAGTGATTGGGGATGGGGGTAGAGATAGGCATAGAAAAGAGATGGACAATTATAGAAGTACAAAATAatgtaaaagtaaagaaaattggggcatctaggtggtacagtagatagagcacctggagtcaggaggatctgagtccaaacccaatctcagatgcttgataccagctgtgtgaccttgagcaagtcacttaactgcataataaagaaaatttaacaattatagTCAGGtgaatataaatcaaaatatgaattttttaaaatagtaaaataatttgTTCACAGAAATGCACACAGAGATGTAcacaaatttaaattcaaagaatGGCTTAAAATTTAGTTAATGCTAGCTCAAGAAAATAGGGAGTTCCAATAGCACTGAGAGATAAACAAGGTAATTCTCTTACCTTATAGACCAGTCCTTCTTGTCCCTATATGTGGATGTTTCTCAGGACTCTATTCtttattctctcctcttctttcttaatCCATTATCTCAATAATCTTCTCCATTTCCATTGATTCAGTGATCATCTCTACCCAAGTGACTTAAATCTTATATCCagctcttaatttttttcctgtgctCTAGTCCCTTATCTCTAATTTCCTGTTTGAAATCTCCCATGGATGacccataggcatctcaaactcagtaCCTATAAACAGAACTCCTTCTCTTTGTCCTTAACCAAAGTCCTCTTCCTTACTTAATTCTATGGGAGGTGCCACCGTTTTTGTCATGTAAGTTTGTGGCCCAGGAGGTATCCTCAGCTCTTCATTCACCCACCCTCATGATGCTAAGTCTTTTCACTTCTTTCTCCTGCATCCACACCACAACCTAGTCCAGGTCTTCAGCATCTTTcccttatattttttgttttttaggtttttgctaggcaaatggggttaagtggcttgcccaaggccacagcttggtaattattaagtgtctgagtctgtatttgaactcaggtactcctgactccagggctggtgctctagccactgtgtcacctagccacccctttccctTAGGTTATTGCATTAGACTCTGacttggtctccctgcctccgaTCTAACCCCTCTCTAGTTCACCATTCACAAGTACATAATGTACTTGTTTTCGAAGTTATTGACCTGCATCAGAAACAGCAATGACTTCCTGTTGTCTTCAGAAGAACACAGAGctcctttggcatttaaagccctttatggTCTAGTTCCAACCTCTCTAGGCTATATATAGATAAGTTGTCCCAGAAGTCTTAATTCAATTTTAAACTATTAGATTTAAGAAGAGGGTTGAGTTTAGAGGGCGGAAAATAATGTGTTGTTTTGCACATGCAGAGTGTGA from Macrotis lagotis isolate mMagLag1 chromosome 2, bilby.v1.9.chrom.fasta, whole genome shotgun sequence includes these protein-coding regions:
- the CAMSAP2 gene encoding calmodulin-regulated spectrin-associated protein 2 gives rise to the protein MGDAAAADPREMRRTFIVPAIKPFDHYDFPRAKIACNLAWLVAKAFGTENVPEELREPFYTDQYDQEHIKPPVVNLLLSAELYCRAGSLILKSDAAKPLLGHDAVIQALAQKGLYVTDQEKLVTERDLHKKPIQMSAHLAMIDTLMMAYTVEMVSIEKVIACAQQYSTFFQATDLPYDIEDAVMYWINKVNEHLKDIMEQEQKLKDHHIVETPGGQKSPSKWFWKLVPARYRKEPTLLKQLPCIPLMENLLKDGTDGCALAALIHFYCPDIVRLEDICLKETMSLADSLYNLQLIQEFCQEYLNQCCHFTLEDMLYAASSIKNNYLVFMAELFWWFEVVKPSFVQPRVVNHPQAESVKDMPSVPVLNAAKRNFTDGSCSSDFPTREGVTFSQSHHHLSTRQRCSQPPSDSGGIRRSTSMSYVDGFIGTWPKEKRSSVHGVSFDISFDKENSVRRNTPTKGITRSLSNEGLTLNNNRMPKHIRKNLSFKPVNGEEETESIEEENYTDSQNDLKSCVPHRTIELNSNENIHYKFPNGALQNRVRLDEFGNQIETPSIEQALQIIHDADRSPCTPQSDQVTNGFFLHSPEISLLNTDFKLNSSSPDIITDTKGALSPMTDNTEVDTGIHVPSEDIPETMDEDSSLKDYTVSMDSDMEEPSKFVQDYDMRVGNHREALSPCPSTMSTRSQPGSSASSSSGVKMTSFAEQKFRKLNHTDSRSSGSSSQKTTPEGSELNIPHVVSWAQIPEEASLPQGRDTTQLLASEMVHLRMKLEEKRRAIEAQKKKMEAAFTKQRQKMGRTAFLTVVKKKGDGISPLREEAAGAEDEKVYTDRTKERESQKADVRINTSATEVIKDNVENPQGKWLKSPTTPVDPEKQWNLASPSEETLNEGEILEYTKSIEKLNSSLHFLQQEMQRLSLQQEMLMQMREQQSWVISPPQPSPQKQIREFKSSRQTGMSSPIVPFSSDSPRPTHPSPQPSNRKTSSFPVKIQRTPRPNELKITPLNRTLTPPRSVDSLPRLRRFSPSQVPIQTRSFVCFGDDGEHVCEPQLKEAKSTEEVKEETESRGTLEQHVHKLEEKEIKPVESSVSEVLSQPITETVCLTPNDDQINQTTIPPETSTLPAPAPKNANLIEVSLSDLKPPDKADVSVEKDEGESDKEQFDDDQKVCCGFFFKDDQKAENDMAMKRAALLEKRLRRERETLLRKQQLEAELEHKKEETRRKTEEERQKKEDERARREFIRQEYMRRKQLKLMEDMDTVIKPRPHVAKQKKQRPKSIHRDHIESPKTPIKGPPVSSLSLASLNTGDNESMHSGKRTPRSESVEGFLSPSRCGSRNGEKDWENASTTSSVASGTEYTGPKLFKEPSAKSNKHIIQNALAHCCLAGKVNEGQKKKILEVKYIFNYISSAVKRVSISLISIYFKFYMIYSTLSFLQIFLIVLDIFQSIDTGAEHSHVHSANVLFFSFFFSQGNGKSDANNFLILFRDSGCQFRSLYTYCPETEEINKLAGIGPKSITKKMIEGLYKYNSDRKQFSHIPAKTMSASVDAITIHSHLWQSKRPVTPKKLLTTKA